The Streptomyces kanamyceticus DNA segment TGGGAGAGCGGCTCGCTCACGCCGTAGAACATCAGACCGATGCCCATACCGGCGCTGAACATCATCGCGACCCAGGAGACGGTCTTGAACTCCGGCTCCTCGCCCTCCTGGCCCAGCGTGATCTTCCCGTACCGGCTGACGGCCAGCCAGAGCGCGAAGACCACGAAGCCCGTGGCGGTCAGCATGAAGAACCAACCGCCGTTGTGCATCAGGCCGTTGAGCATGTCCGTGGAGACGTTCTGGAGCGAGTCCGTCGCCACCCCGCCCCAGACCACGAACGCCAGGGTGAGCACGGCGGTGACACCGAACACCACCTTGTCCGTCTGTGGGTGCCGGTCGACGGGGGCGGTCGCCGCGATGTCCGGCGATCCTCCCCCGTCGTCCGCTTTCTGATGATCCTGCGTCACAAGTGACACCTTTCGAGGGGTTGATTACGTCGGGACTTTGTCCTCCGTTACCCCCTACCACATGTGACGCACATCTCACCTCATCAACAGCTCATGTCGGGCCGCCCTTTGGCGAGGTGGTACGGCGCGCGCTCGTCCAGAAGCAGCGGCACCAGGGCCCTCGCGGACTGCCGCAGCGGGACGTAGGCGCCGCTCTTCTGGCGCTTCACCGTGACGCCGTGCAGGGCCAGTTCGTCCTTGATGTCGGCGTACTGGGCGGCGTCGAGGCGGTAGCCGCACGGCGGGTCCTGGATGATCTCGGACGGCTCTGCGGGGTCGTTGTCGGCGCCGCCGAGGTAGACCGGGCCGCGGTCGCGGTAGCCCTCGGCGCGGGCCGCGTCCGTGGCCCGCTCCAGGCGCGCGCGCCGTTCGTCGGTGTAGTCGAAGAGGCCGCCGAGCGCCGCCTGCTGGGACGTCACCCGGCGGCGGTTGTTGAGCGCCTCGTCGTTCTTCTCGGCGTCGGTCAGGGGGTCGACGCGGCTCTCGATGAGCAGGCCCGCAGCGTGCTTGATCCCGGAGACGTTGCGCAGGATGCGCTCCTGGCCGTCGCCCGCGGTCTGCTTGATGGGCTCGCCGGTGACCGGGTCGGTCCAGATGCCGTACGTGCCGGTGGTGTGTCCGGCGTGCTCGGCGGCCGGTCGCACATAGCTCTTCGACAGGGTCTGCGCCTCGCCGTGCACGGCCTCGTCGGTGTTGAGGTTGCGCGGCCAGAGGTCGAAGAGGTCCTTGTCGTAGTACTTGGGGGTGGCGCCGTACTCGTGCAGGTCGTAGATGACGTCGGGCCGCCGGTCGCGGATCACGGCGGCCGTGGCGCGGGCCTCCGCGGTCTTGAGGGCGATGTGGTCGCGGTTGATGTCGACGCCGTCGGAGTTGCCGC contains these protein-coding regions:
- a CDS encoding M14 family metallopeptidase: MTPRIRTLALACATVALAAPLLTAPAQATPEPPRTGFEETNGARWTTQPEEQKLLAAVDKASDRVSVSRIGTTKQDRPVQLVRIGERSTKNTVLLICSQHGDEPSGRDACLSTIRDLAYAKDKKTERFLNRTTLLVVPTANPDGRAADTRGNSDGVDINRDHIALKTAEARATAAVIRDRRPDVIYDLHEYGATPKYYDKDLFDLWPRNLNTDEAVHGEAQTLSKSYVRPAAEHAGHTTGTYGIWTDPVTGEPIKQTAGDGQERILRNVSGIKHAAGLLIESRVDPLTDAEKNDEALNNRRRVTSQQAALGGLFDYTDERRARLERATDAARAEGYRDRGPVYLGGADNDPAEPSEIIQDPPCGYRLDAAQYADIKDELALHGVTVKRQKSGAYVPLRQSARALVPLLLDERAPYHLAKGRPDMSC